From the genome of Leptolyngbya iicbica LK, one region includes:
- the recO gene encoding DNA repair protein RecO — protein sequence MSRSYKATGINLKGMPMGETDRMVTILTIEHGLVRVIVPGARKHKSRLAGRSSQFVVNELFIVQGKSLDKLVQAETVRSFPGLSTDLARLTASQYLAELVLCQALSGQPQGALFALLIEQLQRLEQAEQTDILACLNQGIFQLLVAAGVAPELNQCCITQTEIMPNLAQADWHVGFSPGSGGVVTVDQLAQIQTNSPRAKTASGRYAVNGSGGPRRSHKNPAVSLISAQELVWLQQLGETELVTQRSLPGMATPEQRLMGWQRIERLLRQYAEFHFDRPIRSATLIDACFPNPISTR from the coding sequence ATGTCTCGTTCTTATAAAGCGACTGGAATTAATCTCAAAGGGATGCCGATGGGCGAGACCGATCGCATGGTGACGATCTTGACCATTGAGCATGGATTGGTGCGGGTGATTGTGCCCGGGGCGCGTAAGCACAAGTCGCGACTAGCGGGGCGCAGCAGCCAGTTTGTGGTGAATGAACTCTTCATTGTGCAGGGCAAGAGCCTGGACAAACTGGTGCAGGCAGAGACGGTGCGATCGTTTCCGGGACTCTCGACTGATTTAGCGCGACTTACAGCCAGCCAGTATCTGGCTGAGTTGGTGCTGTGTCAGGCGCTGAGCGGCCAGCCCCAGGGAGCGTTATTTGCCCTGCTGATTGAACAATTGCAGCGGTTAGAGCAAGCGGAGCAGACCGATATTCTGGCCTGTTTGAATCAGGGGATCTTTCAACTTCTGGTTGCCGCAGGGGTCGCCCCAGAGCTCAATCAGTGCTGTATTACCCAGACTGAGATCATGCCGAATTTGGCACAGGCTGACTGGCACGTGGGGTTTAGCCCGGGGTCGGGTGGGGTGGTCACGGTGGATCAACTGGCACAGATTCAGACGAACAGCCCCCGAGCAAAGACTGCTTCAGGACGTTACGCTGTAAATGGCTCAGGGGGGCCGAGGCGATCTCACAAAAATCCTGCCGTCAGCCTGATCTCAGCTCAAGAACTGGTATGGTTGCAGCAGCTAGGCGAGACCGAATTAGTGACTCAGCGATCGCTCCCTGGCATGGCCACGCCCGAACAGCGCCTGATGGGCTGGCAGCGGATTGAGCGCCTGCTGCGCCAGTATGCCGAATTTCATTTTGACCGCCCCATTCGATCAGCCACCCTGATCGATGCTTGCTTTCCTAACCCGATTTCGACGAGATAG
- the gghA gene encoding glucosylglycerol hydrolase translates to MPVKSPASSTVRLVEDETHTLLQWAASVMASDDTYFGRGQRLAKRLGAHYRRDGLTEFGFWTPELTANVIQSERSLELEIFTPLTPVNFREPLQVIEFQRDLVPLEQQGEFLWGVVAGVKAGNRNTAGSFYWLRYVDAEQRVHIIRDPLPYSTPYGVFAPAEVYDMRRLQRRRADLSYFRRTAAPKGIPDAEIPRVPTPTNILQIHVKTASPEGTLEGLTHTFNRISDKIAAGESLTPAEEVYCGYDCVQLLPVEPTIEYRREDTNVEHECFAIGSLPPAEAEGTVAAKTAAIEAEVDTEVSVESKTVVIAPENDVDERTVTVTLRKPDTQNWGYDVPILASSSTNPAVLGSLRPDEVVDFVAALHNFAGGSIGLIYDLVYGHSDNQGIELLTQQFFKGPNMYGQDLNHQLPQVRAILLEMQRRKINTGADGIRVDGGQDFRFFNPLSGRVEQDDAYLLAMSDVVQDIQGYRRLMFTIFEDGRPWPEEGWEEKSTYRELVEMKPGSFQWGPLIFAHNTPTVKGFWDRKWRRVCEVIFQGDHWITGCGNHDTVRRGNQIDPEAEINWNLGKTLPQVLHRAYNNPGTLLWVHGFSPGLPMDFLNATVETPWGFFRNTDDRYGVKVVSEEVGFLDWEIEPEMYTDADAFPRLKALGFKEYDQLRDFAYALRDAMIETDYDLQEVAQICQKCLDGDDSTLCTVPSMEELQHDHLPRFLATLDVPKLKAFAMAFMEDGHDMCNVGRYLETLDGKQTRFSWQLRHFRLSHPWLRENLTGRDRFNRISDDQRTIFYGYRSEPHPDVAPGSEVVILTHMGGEPMTVNPGDWLQLDMAEWQVALTTPGIDIKEDLKDLRSFELRDSEGVLLVPMEKS, encoded by the coding sequence GTGCCAGTCAAGAGTCCTGCTAGTTCTACCGTGCGCCTCGTTGAAGATGAAACCCACACGCTGTTGCAGTGGGCCGCTTCGGTCATGGCATCTGACGATACGTACTTTGGGCGGGGGCAACGATTAGCTAAGCGGTTGGGCGCGCACTATCGACGGGATGGCCTGACGGAATTTGGCTTTTGGACGCCGGAACTCACCGCGAATGTGATCCAGTCAGAGCGATCGCTGGAACTGGAAATTTTCACCCCCCTGACGCCCGTCAATTTTCGCGAACCGCTACAAGTCATCGAGTTTCAGCGTGATCTCGTGCCCCTGGAGCAGCAGGGAGAATTTCTCTGGGGCGTAGTCGCGGGGGTCAAAGCGGGTAATCGCAATACGGCGGGCTCGTTTTATTGGCTGCGCTACGTTGATGCCGAGCAGCGCGTCCACATCATTCGCGATCCCCTGCCGTATTCCACCCCCTATGGCGTATTTGCCCCTGCCGAAGTGTATGACATGCGCCGCTTGCAACGGCGGCGAGCAGATCTGAGCTACTTTCGGCGGACGGCAGCCCCGAAGGGCATTCCCGATGCTGAGATCCCGCGAGTGCCGACACCGACCAACATTTTGCAAATTCACGTCAAGACGGCCTCTCCCGAAGGCACCCTTGAGGGGCTGACTCACACCTTCAATCGCATCTCGGACAAGATCGCAGCGGGGGAGTCCCTGACCCCGGCCGAAGAGGTTTACTGTGGCTATGACTGCGTGCAACTCTTGCCCGTAGAACCCACGATTGAGTATCGCCGCGAAGATACCAACGTCGAGCACGAGTGTTTTGCGATCGGTTCCTTACCCCCGGCGGAGGCAGAGGGCACCGTGGCGGCGAAAACGGCCGCGATCGAAGCCGAAGTCGACACAGAAGTCTCCGTCGAATCGAAGACCGTGGTGATCGCCCCAGAAAATGACGTTGACGAGCGTACTGTCACGGTGACTCTGCGCAAGCCCGACACCCAAAACTGGGGCTATGATGTGCCCATTTTGGCTTCGTCTTCGACGAATCCTGCTGTGTTAGGCAGTCTGCGACCGGATGAAGTGGTGGACTTTGTGGCGGCCCTGCACAACTTTGCGGGGGGCTCCATTGGGCTCATTTACGATTTGGTGTACGGCCACTCCGACAACCAGGGCATTGAATTGCTGACCCAGCAGTTCTTTAAAGGCCCCAATATGTACGGTCAAGACTTGAACCATCAGTTGCCGCAGGTGCGGGCCATTTTGCTGGAAATGCAGCGACGCAAAATCAATACCGGAGCCGACGGCATTCGGGTGGATGGCGGTCAAGATTTTCGCTTTTTCAATCCCCTGTCCGGTCGGGTTGAGCAGGATGACGCCTACCTGCTCGCCATGAGCGATGTGGTGCAAGACATTCAGGGTTACCGACGGCTCATGTTCACCATTTTTGAAGATGGTCGCCCCTGGCCCGAGGAAGGCTGGGAAGAGAAATCGACCTATCGCGAACTGGTGGAAATGAAGCCCGGTTCGTTTCAGTGGGGACCGCTGATTTTTGCCCACAACACCCCCACGGTGAAGGGCTTTTGGGATCGCAAGTGGCGACGGGTCTGCGAGGTGATTTTTCAGGGCGATCACTGGATTACCGGGTGCGGCAATCATGACACCGTGCGCCGGGGCAACCAGATTGATCCCGAGGCTGAAATCAACTGGAACTTAGGCAAGACGCTGCCCCAGGTATTGCACCGGGCTTACAACAATCCGGGCACGTTGCTGTGGGTGCATGGCTTTTCGCCCGGTTTGCCGATGGACTTTTTGAATGCCACGGTGGAAACGCCGTGGGGCTTTTTCCGCAATACGGACGATCGCTACGGCGTCAAAGTCGTTTCGGAGGAAGTGGGCTTTTTGGATTGGGAAATTGAGCCCGAAATGTACACCGACGCGGATGCGTTTCCCCGGTTAAAGGCCTTGGGCTTCAAAGAGTACGACCAACTGCGGGACTTTGCCTATGCTCTGCGGGACGCCATGATCGAGACGGATTATGACTTGCAAGAAGTGGCGCAAATTTGTCAGAAATGCCTGGATGGCGACGACAGCACCCTTTGCACCGTGCCCTCGATGGAAGAATTGCAGCACGATCATCTGCCGCGCTTCCTCGCGACGCTGGATGTGCCAAAGCTGAAAGCCTTTGCCATGGCCTTTATGGAAGACGGCCACGATATGTGCAACGTGGGCCGTTATTTGGAAACGTTAGACGGCAAGCAGACCCGCTTTAGTTGGCAGTTGCGCCACTTTCGCTTGAGCCATCCCTGGCTACGGGAAAATCTGACGGGGCGCGATCGCTTCAACCGCATTAGCGATGACCAACGCACCATTTTTTACGGCTACCGCAGCGAGCCGCACCCCGATGTGGCCCCCGGCAGCGAGGTGGTCATTTTGACCCACATGGGGGGCGAACCGATGACCGTTAACCCCGGCGACTGGCTGCAACTCGATATGGCGGAATGGCAGGTAGCCCTGACGACTCCGGGCATTGATATCAAGGAAGACCTCAAGGATTTGCGATCGTTTGAGCTGCGTGACAGCGAAGGCGTCTTGCTCGTGCCCATGGAAAAAAGTTGA
- a CDS encoding NAD(P)H-dependent glycerol-3-phosphate dehydrogenase, giving the protein MDANVTSPISIDAQQAQKQSAELTILGAGAWGTALASLVEKNNHTVCLWSRSSEMSLADAVQDAHVILSAVSMKGVPSVAAQLKELNIPPETIIVTATKGLDPETTRTPSQIFHDTFPDNPIVVLSGPNLSKEIDRGLPAATVAASSHPEAAEAVQYLFSSDTFRVYSSPDPLGAELGGTLKNVIAIAVGICEGLDLGSNARSALMTRALPEMIRIGTHLGGQAETFVGLSGLGDMLATCTSVLSRNYRVGYGLAQGKSLDQILEELGSTAEGVNTTNVLVQIANREGIPVPISRQVYHLLNGKITPQEAVEALMERDLKAEACLLT; this is encoded by the coding sequence ATGGACGCTAACGTGACCTCACCGATTTCGATCGATGCTCAGCAGGCTCAAAAGCAATCAGCCGAGCTGACCATTTTGGGTGCCGGAGCCTGGGGCACAGCCCTGGCCTCTCTGGTCGAAAAGAACAACCATACCGTTTGTTTGTGGTCGCGCAGCAGTGAGATGTCTTTGGCCGACGCCGTGCAGGATGCCCATGTCATCCTGTCAGCCGTGTCGATGAAAGGCGTACCGTCCGTGGCTGCGCAGCTCAAAGAGCTCAACATTCCGCCGGAGACGATCATTGTCACAGCGACCAAAGGGCTCGACCCCGAAACGACCCGCACCCCCTCCCAAATTTTCCACGACACCTTTCCCGATAATCCGATTGTGGTGTTGTCTGGCCCCAATCTGTCGAAAGAAATTGACCGCGGGCTACCCGCCGCGACCGTCGCGGCCAGTTCGCATCCCGAAGCAGCAGAAGCTGTGCAATACCTGTTCTCGTCGGATACGTTCCGGGTCTATAGTAGTCCCGATCCGCTCGGCGCAGAACTGGGCGGCACCTTGAAAAACGTGATCGCGATCGCGGTCGGTATTTGCGAAGGGTTGGATTTGGGTTCAAATGCGCGATCGGCCCTCATGACCCGCGCCCTGCCCGAGATGATTCGCATTGGCACTCATTTAGGCGGTCAGGCCGAGACGTTTGTCGGGCTATCGGGATTGGGCGACATGCTCGCCACCTGCACTAGCGTCCTCAGTCGTAACTATCGCGTGGGCTACGGCTTGGCCCAGGGCAAATCCCTCGACCAGATTCTCGAAGAACTGGGCAGCACAGCAGAGGGGGTCAATACAACCAACGTGCTGGTGCAAATCGCCAATCGAGAAGGGATTCCCGTGCCTATCTCGCGACAGGTCTATCATCTACTGAATGGTAAAATCACGCCGCAAGAGGCCGTCGAAGCCCTGATGGAACGAGATCTCAAGGCCGAAGCGTGCTTACTGACCTAG
- a CDS encoding glycosyltransferase family 4 protein, whose amino-acid sequence MHVAWLGKKSPFCGNVTYGREITQALLERGNRVTFLHFENAPAAAPEAATPILWPQAATHQACHEVALPFWFKSQMLTIPALGASRQLVDTLQQVRPDVVHASLTLSPIDFRLPEICASLQVPLVATFHPAFDRKLRTLSSGAQHVTYQMYASTLARCDRVIVFSKLQRDILIRLGVPAATLAVIPNGVDVTKYCPGPSAIKSTLQARQLFVYQGRLSPEKNVEALLRAWQHAQMGPDCQLAIVGNGPLESSLRMFYGSDPSIHWLGFVQDEARRIDILRGADAFVLPSMVEGLSLSLLEAMSCGTACIATDAGADGEVLEEGAGIVIDTQRVRQQLQTVLPILRDQPEITRLLGQKARQRVLERYTLTTNVAHVEQIYQQLVAPNFAANSSYIVL is encoded by the coding sequence ATGCACGTAGCATGGCTTGGTAAAAAATCACCGTTTTGTGGAAATGTCACCTACGGTCGCGAGATTACCCAGGCCCTGCTGGAGCGTGGTAATCGCGTCACGTTTCTCCATTTTGAGAATGCCCCTGCCGCTGCTCCGGAGGCGGCAACGCCGATTTTGTGGCCGCAAGCCGCTACCCACCAAGCGTGCCACGAGGTCGCACTGCCATTTTGGTTTAAGTCGCAGATGCTGACGATTCCGGCTTTGGGCGCCAGCAGGCAGTTGGTCGATACGTTGCAGCAAGTCCGACCGGATGTAGTGCATGCTTCGCTGACGCTGTCGCCGATTGATTTTCGGTTGCCGGAGATTTGTGCCTCTCTGCAAGTGCCATTGGTGGCGACATTTCATCCCGCCTTTGACCGCAAGCTGCGAACCCTGAGTTCGGGGGCGCAGCACGTCACTTATCAGATGTATGCGTCGACGCTGGCGCGGTGCGATCGCGTCATTGTTTTTTCAAAACTGCAACGCGATATTCTGATCCGGTTGGGGGTGCCCGCCGCGACGTTGGCGGTCATCCCCAATGGGGTAGACGTGACCAAATATTGCCCTGGGCCATCTGCCATCAAATCGACGCTGCAAGCCCGCCAACTCTTTGTCTATCAGGGTCGCCTTTCCCCCGAAAAAAATGTTGAAGCCCTGCTACGGGCCTGGCAACACGCGCAAATGGGACCCGATTGCCAACTGGCGATCGTGGGCAACGGCCCCCTCGAGTCTTCCCTCCGCATGTTTTATGGCAGTGATCCCTCGATTCACTGGCTGGGCTTTGTGCAAGACGAAGCGCGGCGCATTGATATTTTGCGCGGGGCCGATGCCTTTGTGCTGCCCTCGATGGTGGAAGGGCTGTCGCTGTCGCTGCTGGAAGCCATGTCGTGCGGCACCGCTTGCATTGCGACGGATGCGGGGGCCGATGGCGAAGTGTTAGAAGAGGGCGCGGGCATTGTGATTGATACCCAGCGGGTGCGGCAGCAGTTGCAAACGGTGTTGCCCATTTTGCGAGACCAGCCGGAGATCACCCGACTGTTGGGGCAAAAGGCGCGACAGCGAGTGCTGGAGCGATATACCCTCACCACGAACGTTGCCCATGTGGAGCAAATTTATCAGCAGCTAGTGGCCCCCAACTTTGCCGCGAACTCTTCTTATATCGTTCTCTGA
- a CDS encoding MFS transporter, producing MLRESDLNSSPDDAIAAPPAVADSAAASDSGQDEAISEYEGFWPVLRNRNFLTLWSGQVFSQLADKVYLVLMIAIIGSQFDAPDQSISGWVSAVMVAFTIPAVLFGSLAGVYVDRWSKQAVLVLTNLLRGGLVIALPALLWLSQDWGSIRQIPVGFGLLLGVTFAVSTLTQFFAPAEQAMIPLIVKNPRLLAANSLYTTTMMASVIIGFAIGEPLLTLADTLLKSVDGGAGWGKSLLVGAGYVIAGLLLLLVRTHKDTLPEHEPPHPWDDIKDGVRYLGTKPVVRNAIVQLVLLFSVFAALAVLAVRLAEVMPALKASQFGFLLAAAGGGMAVGATLIGQFGGRLPRRSLGFTGSLGMAGALAGMAWTTQQLWPTLGLIALLGLFAALIGIPMQTTIQEQTPAAMRGKVFGLQNNVVNIALSLPLALASVAESWLGLSLVLTILGGVVASGGLLTWYSADTGDDGTVNASLTQPESDRA from the coding sequence ATGCTGCGCGAGTCCGACCTCAATTCCAGTCCAGATGATGCGATCGCGGCCCCGCCAGCGGTAGCCGATTCGGCTGCAGCTTCTGATTCTGGGCAGGATGAGGCGATCTCTGAGTACGAGGGCTTTTGGCCTGTCCTGCGCAATCGCAACTTTCTCACTTTGTGGAGCGGCCAGGTGTTTTCGCAGCTGGCCGATAAGGTCTATCTGGTCTTGATGATTGCCATTATCGGCAGCCAGTTTGATGCCCCCGATCAATCCATCAGCGGCTGGGTCTCGGCGGTCATGGTGGCGTTCACCATTCCGGCGGTGCTGTTTGGTTCGTTAGCAGGCGTTTATGTGGATCGCTGGAGCAAGCAAGCCGTTCTGGTGCTGACCAATCTGTTGCGGGGGGGACTGGTGATTGCGCTGCCTGCCCTGCTGTGGCTCTCCCAAGACTGGGGCAGCATTCGCCAGATTCCCGTTGGCTTTGGCCTGTTGCTGGGCGTGACCTTTGCGGTCTCCACGCTGACGCAATTTTTTGCCCCGGCAGAGCAAGCGATGATCCCCCTCATTGTCAAAAATCCTCGGCTGTTGGCGGCTAACTCGCTTTACACCACCACGATGATGGCCTCTGTCATCATCGGCTTTGCCATCGGTGAGCCGCTGCTGACCTTGGCGGATACGCTGCTGAAATCGGTCGATGGCGGGGCGGGTTGGGGCAAATCACTCCTAGTGGGAGCGGGATACGTGATCGCCGGCTTATTGCTGCTGCTGGTGCGGACCCACAAAGATACGCTGCCAGAGCATGAGCCGCCCCACCCTTGGGACGACATTAAAGACGGGGTGCGCTATCTCGGCACCAAGCCGGTGGTGAGGAATGCCATTGTTCAGCTCGTGCTGCTGTTTTCGGTCTTTGCGGCATTGGCGGTATTGGCGGTGCGCCTGGCGGAAGTGATGCCCGCGCTAAAAGCGTCTCAGTTTGGTTTTCTGCTGGCAGCGGCGGGGGGCGGCATGGCAGTTGGCGCCACCCTGATCGGCCAGTTTGGTGGGCGGTTGCCCCGGCGATCGCTGGGCTTCACCGGTTCCCTGGGCATGGCGGGAGCCCTGGCGGGCATGGCCTGGACGACCCAGCAACTGTGGCCGACTTTAGGGCTGATTGCCCTCCTCGGTCTGTTTGCGGCGCTGATTGGCATTCCCATGCAGACGACGATTCAAGAGCAAACTCCTGCTGCCATGCGAGGCAAAGTCTTTGGCTTGCAAAATAATGTGGTGAACATCGCTTTGAGTCTGCCCCTGGCCCTGGCAAGCGTGGCCGAAAGTTGGTTGGGCCTGTCCCTGGTTTTGACGATCTTGGGGGGCGTGGTTGCTTCGGGTGGTCTGCTGACCTGGTATAGTGCCGATACGGGTGATGACGGCACGGTAAACGCTTCTCTCACACAGCCAGAGAGCGATCGCGCTTGA
- the ggpS gene encoding glucosylglycerol-phosphate synthase: MKSSLVILYHREPYDEVVVDGKTVYRDKKSPNGIVPTLKTFFANAESATWIAWKQMTAKQQSNFEERVVMEGGKESSQVRRIPLSAQQVKDFYYITAKEAFWPILHSFPEHFTYESSDWDNFKAINQLFADAACEDAAEDALIWIHDYNLWLTPYYIRQKMPNVKIAFFHHTPFPAADVFNILHWREAIVDSLLCCDLCGFHIPRYVENFAGVARSLRDVKTVERGPVREAFTPHGVALSEPDMTTKLSYQGRTVHLDAFPVGTHPQYIADVVNSEKVQASIKQIRDDIGDNKLIVSAGRVDYVKGAKEMLLCYERLLTRRPELQGKVNLVMTAVKAAAGMRVYKTAQSQIEQMVGKINGRFSKLNWTPILLFTEPVPYHELMAFYGTADIAWIPPLRDGLNLVAKEYIAAHQGRDGVLILSEFTGSAVELPDAVLTNPYSDKHMDESIDQALAMSPEEQQERMQRLHQVVLQYDVKEWANHMFRAANATASPGEPALV, encoded by the coding sequence ATGAAATCTTCCCTTGTCATCCTTTATCACCGCGAACCTTACGACGAGGTGGTGGTTGACGGCAAGACTGTTTATCGCGACAAGAAAAGTCCTAACGGGATCGTCCCCACGCTCAAAACTTTCTTCGCGAATGCTGAAAGTGCCACCTGGATCGCCTGGAAGCAGATGACGGCGAAGCAGCAAAGCAATTTTGAAGAGCGCGTCGTCATGGAAGGCGGCAAAGAAAGCAGCCAAGTTCGTCGCATTCCGCTATCGGCCCAACAAGTCAAAGATTTTTATTACATCACAGCGAAAGAGGCTTTTTGGCCAATTTTGCACTCCTTTCCCGAGCACTTCACCTACGAAAGCTCAGACTGGGATAACTTCAAAGCGATTAATCAACTTTTTGCGGATGCCGCGTGCGAAGACGCCGCTGAAGACGCCCTGATCTGGATTCACGATTACAACCTGTGGCTGACGCCGTACTACATTCGGCAAAAGATGCCCAATGTCAAGATTGCCTTCTTCCATCACACTCCCTTCCCGGCGGCGGATGTGTTCAACATTCTGCACTGGCGCGAGGCGATCGTTGATAGCCTGCTGTGCTGTGACCTCTGCGGCTTCCACATTCCCCGCTACGTCGAGAACTTCGCTGGCGTAGCCCGCAGCCTGCGGGATGTGAAAACCGTCGAACGCGGCCCGGTGCGCGAGGCCTTTACCCCCCACGGCGTGGCCTTGTCTGAACCGGATATGACAACGAAGTTGAGCTATCAGGGACGCACCGTCCACCTCGACGCCTTTCCGGTGGGGACCCACCCGCAATATATTGCCGACGTAGTTAACTCTGAAAAAGTGCAGGCCAGCATTAAGCAAATTCGCGATGACATTGGCGACAATAAGCTGATTGTCTCGGCTGGCCGGGTGGACTACGTAAAGGGCGCGAAAGAGATGTTGCTCTGCTACGAGCGGCTGTTGACCCGTCGCCCCGAGCTGCAAGGCAAGGTCAATTTAGTCATGACCGCTGTGAAAGCCGCCGCTGGCATGCGGGTGTATAAGACGGCCCAGAGCCAGATCGAGCAAATGGTCGGTAAAATCAACGGTCGCTTTTCGAAACTGAACTGGACACCGATTTTGCTGTTTACGGAGCCGGTGCCGTATCACGAGCTGATGGCGTTTTACGGCACGGCTGACATCGCCTGGATTCCTCCCTTGCGGGATGGCTTGAACCTTGTGGCGAAGGAGTACATCGCGGCGCACCAAGGACGCGACGGGGTACTCATTCTCTCTGAGTTCACAGGGTCGGCGGTCGAGTTGCCGGATGCGGTTTTGACCAATCCTTATTCTGACAAGCATATGGATGAGTCGATTGATCAGGCGCTAGCCATGAGCCCCGAAGAGCAGCAAGAACGGATGCAGCGGTTGCACCAAGTAGTGTTGCAGTATGACGTGAAAGAGTGGGCTAACCACATGTTCAGAGCAGCGAATGCAACAGCGTCGCCGGGTGAACCTGCGTTAGTGTAA
- the glpD gene encoding glycerol-3-phosphate dehydrogenase has protein sequence MRDLQAIQRRDYDVVVIGGGVNGAATARDSALRGLSVLLVEKNDFAGGTTSWSTRLVHGGLRYLEYFEFNLVRESLREREILLRTAPHLVQPIQMTIPIYGSGTRSYWEIQAGMVLYDVLSYDKTLPNHRMLSKAKMQQLFRAVDRDNLRGAAQYYDGQAEHAERLCLEMLLDAQSAGADVLNYTTVTGLQREGDRLTGLTAYDQIHDEEFTVNLPDHAVVVNTSGPWVDRVLGLGRRDGEAAPIGDERKIGGTKGSHIIVDHFPGAPDTALYVEAKSDGRPFFIVPWCGQYLIGTTDLKYTGDLDRVKADDDEVDYLIKETNQVVSTARLTRDDVKFTYSGIRPLPYVGDKKAGSITRAHILNDHTKDGVSNLISLIGGKLTTHRQVGEEMTDWAFKKMGKPVPPSPTRKRPLPGCILPDDDRIETAYQRYRDRLQTDTLEYIFDVYGARAMELLGLIDDQPDLAEKLIPTHPNIRAEVVFAMRSEMAHTVLDFTRRRTILAMNANYGYDVLEPILDTLRQHCGWDDAKCQQETADYKQFMEENCIPDYVLETSVEGRSLQAV, from the coding sequence ATGAGAGATCTCCAAGCCATTCAGCGGCGAGACTATGATGTTGTCGTCATTGGGGGCGGCGTCAACGGGGCGGCCACGGCTCGCGACTCTGCCCTGCGGGGCTTATCGGTACTGCTAGTCGAAAAAAATGACTTTGCCGGCGGCACCACCAGCTGGTCGACCCGCCTCGTCCATGGCGGCTTGCGCTATTTGGAATATTTTGAATTCAACTTAGTGCGGGAGTCTTTGCGGGAGCGCGAGATTTTGCTGCGCACCGCCCCGCACCTGGTGCAGCCCATCCAAATGACGATTCCGATTTACGGCAGCGGCACCCGCAGCTATTGGGAAATTCAAGCGGGCATGGTGTTGTACGACGTGCTCAGCTATGACAAGACCCTGCCCAACCATCGCATGCTCTCAAAAGCCAAGATGCAGCAGCTCTTTCGCGCGGTGGATCGCGACAATCTGAGAGGCGCGGCCCAATATTACGACGGTCAGGCCGAACATGCTGAGCGGCTCTGTCTGGAAATGCTCTTAGATGCCCAATCTGCCGGGGCCGACGTGCTGAACTACACCACCGTCACCGGGTTGCAGCGCGAGGGCGATCGCCTCACCGGGCTCACCGCCTATGACCAAATCCATGACGAAGAATTCACCGTTAACCTACCCGACCATGCCGTGGTGGTGAATACCTCAGGGCCTTGGGTCGATCGCGTGCTGGGCTTGGGCCGTCGAGATGGCGAAGCCGCCCCCATTGGCGACGAACGTAAAATCGGCGGCACGAAGGGCAGCCACATCATCGTCGATCATTTTCCCGGCGCACCGGACACCGCGCTCTATGTCGAAGCAAAATCCGATGGTCGCCCCTTCTTCATCGTGCCGTGGTGTGGTCAGTACCTCATCGGCACCACCGACTTGAAATATACCGGCGACTTGGATCGGGTCAAAGCCGACGATGACGAAGTCGATTATTTGATCAAAGAGACCAATCAAGTGGTTTCGACGGCACGCCTCACCCGCGATGACGTGAAATTCACCTATTCGGGCATTCGCCCCTTGCCCTACGTTGGGGACAAAAAAGCCGGTAGCATTACCCGCGCTCACATCTTGAACGATCACACCAAGGACGGTGTGAGCAACCTCATTTCTCTCATCGGCGGCAAGCTGACTACCCATCGCCAAGTGGGGGAAGAGATGACTGATTGGGCCTTTAAGAAAATGGGTAAACCCGTGCCCCCTTCGCCCACCCGCAAGCGACCGCTGCCGGGCTGCATCTTGCCCGATGACGATCGCATTGAGACGGCTTACCAGCGCTATCGCGATCGCCTGCAAACCGATACGTTGGAATATATCTTTGACGTTTACGGTGCTCGGGCAATGGAGCTGCTAGGTCTGATCGACGACCAGCCCGATCTGGCAGAAAAGCTCATTCCCACCCATCCAAATATTCGCGCTGAAGTCGTCTTTGCGATGCGATCGGAGATGGCCCACACCGTGCTCGATTTCACTCGCCGTCGGACGATCTTGGCGATGAATGCCAACTACGGCTACGACGTGTTGGAACCCATTTTGGACACTCTGCGTCAGCACTGCGGTTGGGATGACGCCAAATGTCAACAAGAGACTGCCGATTACAAGCAGTTTATGGAAGAAAACTGCATCCCTGACTATGTGCTAGAAACTTCCGTTGAGGGGCGATCGCTGCAAGCCGTCTAA